One segment of Candidatus Cloacimonadota bacterium DNA contains the following:
- the murF gene encoding UDP-N-acetylmuramoyl-tripeptide--D-alanyl-D-alanine ligase, giving the protein MKTLKLKQIIKAINATADVPEDVEINCVLYDSRECKLQNDKNILYFAIPGETVDGHDFVQDALRNGASFAVVNHQPTGTKDHSRLIFVDDTVRALDALGKYYLDLFNIPKIALTGSVGKTISKEFIANVLSQRYTVHRSKGNFNTIIGLPITIFDIDDSHDIAVLELGTNHFGEIRAMTEMVQPDYAIITNIGPSHLEFLENLEGVFKEKNDIFKYSSENTTKIFNGNIQYLESCKGKENYFSFGFDNNNDLVVKDIIRVDHKYSFLVNEDKYYIFNDVYHNVLNAIPAIIIGRQFGLSRMEIQKGLAINPDVGLRMEIRTNPKRNWTIIADCYNANPLSMISALEYLQSLPQKEKIVILGDMLELGEKSKQYHEDIGILVREMNLRRSISIGDMAKFYQFIIHYPSAERFIDRFSDDMFPDDVAILVKASRGIALEKIVERLAM; this is encoded by the coding sequence ATGAAAACATTGAAACTCAAACAGATAATCAAAGCGATCAATGCGACAGCGGATGTACCTGAAGATGTAGAAATCAACTGTGTACTTTACGACTCTCGGGAATGTAAACTGCAAAACGATAAGAATATCCTTTACTTTGCCATACCGGGTGAGACAGTCGATGGACACGATTTTGTGCAGGATGCTCTCCGAAACGGAGCTTCATTTGCAGTAGTTAACCATCAACCAACAGGTACTAAAGATCATTCGAGACTAATATTTGTTGATGATACGGTCAGAGCACTGGATGCACTCGGGAAGTATTATCTCGACCTTTTTAATATTCCCAAGATTGCATTAACCGGTTCGGTAGGGAAGACCATCAGCAAAGAGTTTATTGCGAATGTGCTTTCACAAAGGTATACAGTTCACCGAAGCAAAGGGAATTTCAATACTATTATTGGATTGCCTATAACTATTTTTGATATAGATGATTCACATGATATAGCTGTTCTCGAGCTTGGCACGAATCATTTTGGAGAAATACGAGCTATGACTGAGATGGTGCAGCCCGACTATGCGATCATTACGAATATCGGTCCATCCCATCTTGAATTCCTTGAAAATCTCGAAGGCGTATTCAAAGAGAAGAATGATATTTTCAAATATTCATCTGAGAATACGACAAAGATCTTCAACGGGAATATACAATATCTTGAAAGTTGCAAAGGAAAAGAAAACTACTTCTCATTCGGATTTGACAACAATAATGATCTTGTTGTAAAGGATATAATCCGTGTCGACCACAAATACTCTTTTCTTGTGAATGAAGATAAATATTATATCTTCAATGATGTGTATCATAATGTTTTGAATGCGATACCGGCAATCATTATCGGTCGGCAATTTGGACTGTCAAGAATGGAAATCCAAAAAGGGCTTGCAATCAATCCTGATGTTGGATTACGTATGGAAATTCGTACTAATCCTAAAAGGAACTGGACAATTATTGCAGACTGTTATAATGCAAATCCTCTTTCGATGATATCAGCGCTTGAATATTTACAGTCACTTCCACAGAAAGAAAAAATAGTTATACTCGGTGATATGCTTGAACTTGGTGAGAAAAGTAAGCAATATCACGAAGATATCGGAATTCTCGTACGGGAGATGAACCTGAGAAGATCGATTTCTATAGGAGATATGGCGAAATTTTATCAATTTATCATACATTATCCATCTGCAGAGAGATTTATAGACCGTTTCTCTGATGATATGTTTCCAGACGATGTTGCAATATTGGTTAAAGCATCGAGAGGAATTGCATTGGAAAAAATTGTAGAAAGGCTGGCAATGTAA